One region of bacterium genomic DNA includes:
- a CDS encoding adenosylhomocysteinase, translating into MNTTTRYKVANLKLAEAGRRRIEWAESRMPVLLALRARYAQSRPFAGHRIP; encoded by the coding sequence ATGAACACGACGACCCGTTACAAGGTGGCGAACCTCAAGCTGGCCGAAGCCGGCCGGCGCCGCATCGAGTGGGCGGAGAGCCGGATGCCGGTCCTCCTCGCCCTGCGCGCGCGCTACGCCCAGAGCAGACCCTTCGCCGGCCACCGCATCCCC